The Streptomyces bacillaris sequence CGACGCCGTCGGCACGCAACTGCCGGACGATGGCGAAGAGTTTGTCGACCTCTTCCGAGGTGAGCACGGCGGTCGGCTCGTCCATGATGAGGACGCGGGCCTCCAGGCTCAGCGCCTTGGCGATCTCGACCATCTGGAGCCGGGCGATGCCCAGTTCGCGGACCTTGGCGTCGGGCCGCACATCGACACCGACCCGGCGCAGCAGCTTCTCCGCGTCGGCCCGCATCCGCCGGTGGTCGACGAGCCCGAAGCGGCGCGGCTGTCGGCCGAGGTAGATGTTCTCGGCCACCGTCAGATCGGGGACGAGGTTGAACTCCTGGTAGATGGTGGCGATCCCGAGCCGTTCGGCGGCCTGGGCGTCGTCGATGCGCACCTCGCGCCCCTCGGCGAGGATGCGGCCCCGGTCGGGGCGGTAGGCGCCGGAGAGCATCTTGATGAGGGTGCTCTTTCCGGCGCCGTTCTCGCCCAGCAGGACGTGGACCTCACCGCGGCGCAGGTCGAAGTCGACGTTGTCGAGCGCCACCACACCGGGGAAGGTCTTGCGCAGCCCTTCGATGCGCAGCAACTCATCGGGGTGGGCCGCCGGTTGTCCGTCCGGGCGGGTAACCGGCCGCTCGTCCGGCGTGGTCGCCGCCGGCTCGGGTCGTTCCTCCGGCTCCGGCCGCTCCGGCCGTTCCTCCGATGCGGTCACCGGGTGCTCCTCTGGTCGGTCGCGTCCTGGCCGCACGAGCGGCGTACGACGAGACGGGCGGGCAGGGTGACGGACTGCGGGGTCCGTCCTTCGATCAGGTCGGCCAGCGCGCGGACGGCGGCCCGGGCGAGGTCCGCGGTCGGCTGGGCGACGGCGGTGATCGGCGGGTCCGTGTGGACGAACCACGGGATGTCGTCGAAGGCGGCGAGCGCGATGTCGTCGGGGACCCGCAGCCCCCGGGCCCGGATCGCGTCCAGCGCGCCGAGCGCCATCAGGTTGTCGGCGGCGAACACGACCTCGGGCGGCTCGGCCAGGGCGAGGAACCGCTCGGTGGCCCGCCGCCCGCTGGCGGCCTGGAAGTCGCCCTGCCCGATGTAGGCACCGGGCAGCGCGAGCCCCAGCTCCCGCAGGGCCTCCCGGAACGCCTCGACGCGCTCGTTGCCGGTGGTGGTGGCCGCGGGCCCGGCGATGATCGCGAGCCTGCGGTGGCCGAGCCCGTGCAGATGCGCCACCAGGTCCCTGACCGCCCCCGTGCCGTCGGCCCGGACGACGGGCACGTCGATGCCCGGGATCCAGCGGTCCACGAAGACCATCGGCGTACCGCTCAGGGACACCTCCCGCATCAGCGGGGAGCCCCCGTCGGCGGGCGAGACGAGCAGTCCGTCGATCCTGCGGTCGATGAGCGTGCGGATGTGGTGGTCCTGGAGCTCGGGCCGCTCGTCGGCGTTGCCGATGATGACGCTGTAGCCGAGGGCCCGCGCCTCCTCCTCGACGAACCGGGCCAGCTCGGTGAAGTACGGGTTCAGTACGTCACTGATGACCAGGCCAAGCGTCCGGGTCTGCGCGGTGCGCAGGGAGCGGGCCACGGCGTTGGGCCGGTAGCCGAGGGCGTCGACGGCGGCGAGAACGCGCGTGCGCGCCTCCGCGCTGACGGACGGATGGCTGTTCAGCACCCGCGAGACCGTGGCGACGGAGACCCCCGCCTGGGCCGCGACATCCTTGATGCTCGCCATGTCCGGACCACCTCCTTGTGGTTTCCGTACACCTCGAAACCAGGGGGTGGTGCGCTCGCACGACGCCGTGGAATCGATTACAGCGATGATTGGAATCGATTACACGGCTGAAAACAAGCCCCTCCTCCGTGTCCGAGACCGGATCGTGACAGGAGGCAGGTCCGGCCCCGATCGCGAGGCCGGGGTGTGCCGTACGGGAACGCGGAGGACGCCGACCTGCGCCGGGCGGCCTCCGCCGGCCGACGCGGGTGCGCGGGCGCGGGTCGGCACGTTCCCGCGGGCGGACCCGTGACCTCTCCCGCGGCCTCGCCGTGCCGGGATGCTCGCCCAGGTGTCCGGCCCCGCCGCTCGTTCGTCCGACGGGGCCGGCAGCGGCGATCGCCCGCCGTCGGCTTCAGCCGCTTCGGCCCGGCGCGATTCTCACTTGGCTTCCAGGTCTCGGCGCCGGAAGCCGGCCATGCCCAGCATGATCAGTCCGGCCGCGACCGCGGTGAGGGCGATGAGGGGGGTCCAGCTCATCGACACGGCCGGGAGTGCGGGCACATGACCGAAGGGCGACACCCCGTTCATCCACTCGGGGAGCCCCAGCATCGGACCGAGGTATCCGACGAGGAACGCGTACGCCGGCACGGTCCAGGCCGCGGCGCCGGCCCGGGGGAACCAGCCGAAGAGCGCGACGCTCACCCCCGCCGTCACCCACAGCGCGGGAGCATGTACCGCGGCGGACACCACCAGCTCACCCACGAGGCCGCCGTCGCCGGTGGACGCGGCACCGGCGAGGCCGAAACCGAGCCCGGCGGCCAGGAGCAGTGCCGTGCCGCCGACGAGGGCAACGCCGACATGTGCGCCCAGCCACCGGTCCCGCGAGAGGCCGGTGGCCAGAAGCGGCTCCGCCCGGCCGGCGGTCTCCTCGGCCCTCGGCCGCAGCGACGCCATCACCACGTGGACGGCGCCGACGACGGCGATGACGACCATCACCATGGAGGCGAACGACTCCGCGACGGAACTCCCACCGATCCGCGCCAGAGCCTCCTGGAGCTGCTCGACGCCCTCCACCATGTCAGCGGCGTCACCGAGGATGGAACCGTACATGGCGCCCATCACGAACAGCCCTGCCCCGAAGCCCAGCAGGGTCGCCCGATGCAGCCGCAAGGCGAACCCGAAGGGCCTGGTCAGGGCATCGGACGCATGACGGCGTCCGAGCCGTGCGGGCCGGAGGCCCGCGCCCACGTCGCGCCGGGTACTCAGCGCGAAGCCTCCGGCGGCGGCCAGTACCGCCGACGCCAGGCAGAGAAGCAGCGGCCACCAGCGGTCGTCG is a genomic window containing:
- a CDS encoding ABC transporter permease, with protein sequence MTATVNGVRTAGPPGSGGFVGTAALVRFALRRDRVRLSVWLTALTLGTLATAAQYEALYPTAEDRAGVAALMDGPAAVVMTGPRHYLSNYDVGAMLGHQLLGFAVVLVGLMSVLIVVRHTRTEEETGRAELVRSTVVGRHAQLASALAVAAVANIALAALVALALIAAGIDRISPGEALLYGLAHAAAGLVFAGVAAATAQLTAHSRGASGAALALIGVSYVLRAAGDVGNEALSWLTPIGWVQRTYVFVDDRWWPLLLCLASAVLAAAGGFALSTRRDVGAGLRPARLGRRHASDALTRPFGFALRLHRATLLGFGAGLFVMGAMYGSILGDAADMVEGVEQLQEALARIGGSSVAESFASMVMVVIAVVGAVHVVMASLRPRAEETAGRAEPLLATGLSRDRWLGAHVGVALVGGTALLLAAGLGFGLAGAASTGDGGLVGELVVSAAVHAPALWVTAGVSVALFGWFPRAGAAAWTVPAYAFLVGYLGPMLGLPEWMNGVSPFGHVPALPAVSMSWTPLIALTAVAAGLIMLGMAGFRRRDLEAK
- a CDS encoding LacI family DNA-binding transcriptional regulator, with amino-acid sequence MASIKDVAAQAGVSVATVSRVLNSHPSVSAEARTRVLAAVDALGYRPNAVARSLRTAQTRTLGLVISDVLNPYFTELARFVEEEARALGYSVIIGNADERPELQDHHIRTLIDRRIDGLLVSPADGGSPLMREVSLSGTPMVFVDRWIPGIDVPVVRADGTGAVRDLVAHLHGLGHRRLAIIAGPAATTTGNERVEAFREALRELGLALPGAYIGQGDFQAASGRRATERFLALAEPPEVVFAADNLMALGALDAIRARGLRVPDDIALAAFDDIPWFVHTDPPITAVAQPTADLARAAVRALADLIEGRTPQSVTLPARLVVRRSCGQDATDQRSTR